The genomic window GTACGTTCGCCACTTTACCCGTTGGGTCTTGGTCTAAGAAGTTAAAACCTATCAGCTTCGCCTTAGGCGCCACACCGCGGCCACCGATACCGTTCCAGCCTTCGGCCGCAATAATCCCACCCACTGAAGTACCATGGGCGGCTTCACCAGAGAAAGGCGTTGGATCAACAGTACCTGTGATTAAATTGTATGAACTACCATTGACAGTGTTATTCACCAGATCCGGATGAGCAATTTCTAAACCATCATCCACCACAGCCACGGTCACGCCTTGTCCCATTGCTTGATCAGAAATCGCACCACTCACATTCATATCTTCACCGGCAACACCGCGGTTCGCCGCAAAGGCATTCTGCCCGGTGTTTTTTAAATGCCATTGGTAAGTAAACAGCGGATCGCCATGCTTAATGTTGATGGTCAGATTGGCTTCGGCCTGTAACTGGCCATCAGACACTTTAAATCGAACGACTTCAGTGCCTTCACTCGCATCGGAAGCATAGGTAAATTCTCCCGTGTTTTTATTCACTAGTGTAAAGATACCCAGCTTAAGATCGGCGGGATCCACTAAAGAATAAGTCAAGCCACCTTCAGCATCAGTTGCCTCGAGTTTTCCAGAAAAAAGCATCGACTGTGACACATCAACAGTCATATCCGCTGTTGTTGGTGCCGTATTCACTTTTGGCTCAGGCGCCGGGGCTTTTTTATCATCACTGCCACAGCCAGCCAATAAGGCCGCCGTGATGCTTAATGCAACAATGGACATACGCATGATAGACATTCCTTCTTGTCATTACATTTTATAATTGAGTGCTAGATAACTATGGCTAAAGCATAATTATTCCGCACAAAATTCTGTTATTTTAATTATTTTTCACACCAAGATAATTAACATACAACGTTAGCGTGATGCAGACCTTTTAACACAAGTAACAGCCTTGTCAAAATAAAAGTAAACGATACGATAAACTGAATAGTGCAATTTTTTTAAATAACAACCTGTGATGAATAAAATAAAAACTGTCCAATCTAAAAACGTTAAAGTGTAAATAAACAAATAAAAAACAATACACTAAACGAGCGTCACACATTTCAAAAAAGCACCGACCTCAACTAATTCTGAAGCATGAAAAGTTGAAAATAATTCATTACAATTTTCGACAAAAGTTATTACAGCATGATATGCAGTTAATTATTTACAGAATGAAACACCGTATTAAAATATATAAATACACTGTAAATTAAATTTTAACAGCCTATAAATTGCGCCATGTATAAATTGATAGAATAATTATTTAAAATCATACTCACTTATTAACTCACCAATTATTATGTAAACCCGTAAATAACAATTGTTTATTGATTAACCAAATCGACTAAGACGCTACACATCAATTTTAAAAAATGCATCGAAATGTCAGCCATAAAAAAAGCCCTTCAAAAATTGAAGGGCTTTTTAGATATTCACATCTACTGGGCATTAAAGCTTTGTTAAAGTACGCTCTTTTGCACTCCAATCTAAGTGGTATTTTTCACCCGCTGGCGCATCGATTCGCTCAAAGGTGTGGGCTCCGAAAAAATCCCGCTGACCTTGAAGTAAGTTTGCTGGTAAGGTTTCACAGCGGTAACTGTCGTAATAGGCCAGAGCCGAGCTTATACAGGGTGCAGGAATCCCCTGCATCACAGCTGCTGCAACCGCCGTGCGCCATTGACCTTGCTTTTCAGATAGGGCCGTTGCAAAACTGTCGGCCATCAACAGATTGCTCAGTTCGGCATTGGCTTGATAGGCTTGGGTAATTGATTGCAAGAAAGTGGCTCGAATAATACAACCCGCCCGCCAAATTTTTGCAATTTGTGCAAAATCTAGCTGCCATTTTTGCTCCTGGGCCGTCATCGCCATTAACTGAAAACCTTGGGCGTAACAACAGACCTTGGCACAGTATAAAGCGCTTTCAAGGGCTTCAATCAATTGTGCTTTTTGCGCATCATCAATCATCGCTGAATTTGGCCCAGCTAATTTCTGGCTAAGTTGCAAGCGTAGGGACTTTTGAGTGCTCACCGCCCGGGCATATACAGCCTCGGCAATAGTGGGTGCTGGGCAACCTATTTGTAAACTGCTGACCGCTGTCCACAAACCCGTGCCCTTTTGGCCCGCTTTATCTAAGATCATTTCCACCAGCGGTTTGCCCGTTAAGGGATCGGCCTGCTTTAATACCTCGCTACTGATCCCCATCAAATAGCTGTTTAAACTGCCTTTGTTCCAGCGTTCAAACACCTCGCCCACTGCTGCTGCGCTCATGCCTAAACCGTCATGCAATATTTGATACGCCTCGCAAATCAATTGCATATCGGCGTATTCAATACCGTTATGTACCATCTTCACATAATGGCCAGCACCCGCAGGACCAATATAAGTCGTGCATGGCTCGCCTTCTGTCACAGGGTTACCCGGCTCGAAGCGCTCGATAGGTAGCCCAGTTTTAGCATCGACCTTAGCGGCAATCGCTTTCCAAATCGGTGCAACATGGTGCCACGCATCAATATTGCCGCTAGGCATCAGCGAAGGGCCAAAACGCGCCCCCACTTCACCACCCGAAACCGCAGAGCTGAAAAATACAAACTGACCTTGATAGCGCGCTTCACGCTCAACAGTGTCGGTCCATAGGCTGTTGCCTGTATCTATTACGATATCATCGGCTTCAATACCCGCCGCAATCAAGGCATTACAGACACCGTCAACGGGCGCGCCGGCGGGAACAGAAAGCACCAAAATGCGGGGTTTTGTGAGACTGGCTAACATTTCGGTAAGATTAGCACAGCCAAGAATACGGGGTTCGAGTCCGATACGCTCTTGTTTTTCCTGCTGTATAACACCATTGACTTTAACAGGATCGAGGTCGAACGTACTGACGTGATATTGATTATCTGCGATGTTTAGCGCGAGGTTTTTCCCCATAACGCCAAGGCCAATGACGCCGATATCACTAAGATTGCTGTGGTTTTGCATTATATAATTCCCACGGGTCACAGAGGTTAGAACTAACCAATTTTGAGGGGTAATTATACCGATCTTTGTAACTTAATTACCATAGACATAGGATTGGCAATTTCGATTGTACCAAAAGAGCCAATCACTTAACGCCGAAATGTGTAAATTAGTGAGCCAGCTTAAGCCCTAAAACGCCCAATAGGATCAGTAATAAACTGACCATTTTAAGTAGGCTAACACCTTCACCTAACAGGATAATTCCGGCAATTGCCGTTCCCATGGCGCCAATGCCCACCCACACACCGTAGGCCGTACCTATAGGTAATTGTTTAACAGCAAGCCCCAATAGCAAGACACTCACCGCCATGGACGATACTGTAAAGATACTTGGCCACAGACGGCTAAAACCTTCGGTATATTTAAGGCCAATAGCCCAACCAATTTCAAAAAGACCTGCAAGCACTAATAAAAACCAGCTCATAGCGAACTCCCATTAAAGGGGTCGTCCCCATGTTAGATAAGGCGTATTTAGGGTCGTCCCTAAGCCATTTGACGTGTGATCATGGGCGTTCAGTGCAACCGATAAAGGTGCTAAACGCCGCTAGATTTCACCCTCTGCACTTATTGGTTTTGAGTTTCAAGAAAACCCAAGCACTGAAAACCAAAGTCAGGTGATGAGTTGGCTAGCCTAGCAAATTTGTCCATTGAGTATCAATCTTTGCGGACAAATATCGGCAAGAAAAAAGCGATAGCCCGGTAGTCTTGGCTATCGCTTTGATCTAACGCTTTGATCTAACGTTTGATATATCGCTTTGATATAAAGGCGCCCCAAGCGATTACACTAACGCATCGGCGTACCCCATGCGGGTTAAGGTCGTGCGCACTAAGTCTAAGGTTTGGGGATCTTCAATGGTCGCTGGCGCCGTAAATTGCTGGTTATCGGCAATTTTACGCATAGTCCCACGGAGGATTTTCCCCGAGCGAGTTTTAGGTAATTTTTGAATTGCGCTCACCAATCTAAAGGAGGCGACTGGGCCGATTTCTTGACGCACTAAACTAATCAGCTGTTTATGCAGCTCTTCATCGCTGATAGTCACGCCCTTTTT from Shewanella putrefaciens includes these protein-coding regions:
- the gndA gene encoding NADP-dependent phosphogluconate dehydrogenase, with product MQNHSNLSDIGVIGLGVMGKNLALNIADNQYHVSTFDLDPVKVNGVIQQEKQERIGLEPRILGCANLTEMLASLTKPRILVLSVPAGAPVDGVCNALIAAGIEADDIVIDTGNSLWTDTVEREARYQGQFVFFSSAVSGGEVGARFGPSLMPSGNIDAWHHVAPIWKAIAAKVDAKTGLPIERFEPGNPVTEGEPCTTYIGPAGAGHYVKMVHNGIEYADMQLICEAYQILHDGLGMSAAAVGEVFERWNKGSLNSYLMGISSEVLKQADPLTGKPLVEMILDKAGQKGTGLWTAVSSLQIGCPAPTIAEAVYARAVSTQKSLRLQLSQKLAGPNSAMIDDAQKAQLIEALESALYCAKVCCYAQGFQLMAMTAQEQKWQLDFAQIAKIWRAGCIIRATFLQSITQAYQANAELSNLLMADSFATALSEKQGQWRTAVAAAVMQGIPAPCISSALAYYDSYRCETLPANLLQGQRDFFGAHTFERIDAPAGEKYHLDWSAKERTLTKL
- the sugE gene encoding quaternary ammonium compound efflux SMR transporter SugE translates to MSWFLLVLAGLFEIGWAIGLKYTEGFSRLWPSIFTVSSMAVSVLLLGLAVKQLPIGTAYGVWVGIGAMGTAIAGIILLGEGVSLLKMVSLLLILLGVLGLKLAH